In Paracoccus aminophilus JCM 7686, a single window of DNA contains:
- the rnc gene encoding ribonuclease III: MKISDDIRAFSAKLGHDFKRPDLLIRALTHGSVGSPTRPDNQRLEFLGDRVLGLTMAEALVLADRKATEGQLAPRYNALVRGETCAAVAREIGLGDVLKLGRSEMVSGGRRKEALLADAMEAVLAAIYLDAGFETAKAVILRLWESRLETVDDDARDPKTALQEWAQAQGMKPPQYLQTGRSGPDHAPEFEITVKLDDGRSAIAQGAGTKRSIEQAAASVLLGQIESQA; encoded by the coding sequence TTGAAGATTTCGGACGACATTCGCGCCTTCTCGGCAAAGCTTGGCCATGACTTCAAGCGCCCCGATCTGCTGATCCGGGCGCTGACTCATGGCTCTGTCGGCAGCCCGACCCGGCCCGACAACCAACGGCTTGAATTTCTGGGCGACCGCGTGCTGGGCCTGACCATGGCCGAGGCTTTGGTGCTGGCCGACCGCAAGGCGACCGAAGGCCAGCTTGCGCCGCGCTATAATGCGCTGGTGCGCGGCGAGACCTGTGCCGCCGTGGCGCGGGAAATCGGGCTTGGCGATGTGCTGAAGCTCGGGCGCTCGGAAATGGTCTCTGGCGGGCGGCGCAAAGAAGCGCTTCTGGCCGATGCGATGGAGGCGGTTCTGGCCGCGATCTATCTCGACGCCGGGTTCGAGACTGCCAAGGCCGTGATCCTGCGCTTGTGGGAAAGCCGCCTTGAAACCGTGGACGACGATGCCCGCGACCCCAAAACCGCGCTTCAGGAATGGGCGCAGGCGCAGGGGATGAAGCCGCCGCAATATCTCCAGACCGGACGCAGTGGCCCTGACCATGCGCCCGAATTCGAAATCACCGTCAAGCTTGACGATGGCCGCAGCGCCATCGCCCAAGGCGCCGGAACCAAACGCAGCATCGAGCAAGCGGCCGCATCGGTCCTGCTCGGCCAGATCGAGTCTCAAGCATGA
- a CDS encoding electron transfer flavoprotein-ubiquinone oxidoreductase has translation MDQIERESMEYDVVIVGGGPAGLSAAIRLKQINPELSVVVLEKGSEVGAHILSGAVLDTSGLDKLIPDWKAKGAPIHTEVKEDNFYILGEGGQMRVPNWPMPPLMSNHGKYIVSMGNVCRWLAEQAEALEVEIFPGMSCSQLVMDGNRVAGVVAGEMGLEADGTPGPQYEPGMELRGKYVMLAEGVRGSLSKEVIAKYNLSDGHDPQKFGLGMKEIWEIDPAKAKPGTVTHTMGWPLGKNAGGGSFVYHLEGNQVLVGFVVHLNYANPHLYPYMEFQRFKHHPLVAELLEGGKRVAYGARAISEGGWQSIPKLTFPGGTLLGCSAGLVNVPRIKGNHNAMLSGIAAAEAAAAAIAAGREGDELTDYEKAVRTGPIAKDLKPVRNVKPLWSKLGLTASLALGGFDMWVANLTGWNPLGTWHHGKTDAAATGKAKDYKKIDYPRPDGKLSFDRLTNVAFSFTNHEESQPCHLRLKDASVPIRVNLPEFDEPAQRYCPAGVYEVLEGPDGPRFQINFQNCVHCKTCDIKDPSQNINWTTPQGGDGPNYPNM, from the coding sequence ATGGATCAGATCGAACGCGAGTCGATGGAATATGACGTCGTAATCGTGGGCGGCGGTCCTGCCGGTCTTTCGGCGGCGATTCGGCTGAAGCAGATCAATCCCGAGCTTTCCGTCGTCGTGCTGGAAAAGGGCTCGGAAGTCGGCGCCCATATCCTGTCGGGCGCAGTGCTGGACACTTCGGGCCTCGACAAGCTGATCCCCGATTGGAAGGCCAAGGGCGCGCCGATCCACACCGAGGTCAAGGAAGACAACTTCTACATCCTCGGCGAAGGCGGCCAGATGCGCGTGCCGAACTGGCCGATGCCGCCTTTGATGTCGAACCACGGCAAATATATCGTCTCGATGGGCAATGTTTGCCGCTGGCTCGCCGAACAGGCCGAGGCGCTCGAGGTCGAGATTTTCCCGGGCATGTCCTGCTCGCAGCTGGTGATGGACGGCAACCGCGTCGCGGGCGTCGTCGCGGGCGAGATGGGCCTTGAGGCCGATGGCACCCCCGGCCCGCAATACGAGCCCGGCATGGAGCTGCGCGGCAAATATGTCATGCTGGCCGAAGGCGTGCGCGGTTCGCTCTCGAAAGAGGTGATCGCGAAATACAATCTCTCGGACGGCCATGATCCGCAGAAATTCGGCCTTGGCATGAAAGAGATCTGGGAAATCGACCCGGCCAAAGCCAAGCCCGGCACCGTGACCCATACGATGGGCTGGCCTCTGGGCAAGAATGCCGGTGGCGGCTCGTTCGTCTATCACCTTGAGGGCAATCAGGTTCTGGTCGGCTTCGTCGTTCACCTGAATTACGCCAACCCGCATCTCTATCCCTACATGGAATTCCAGCGCTTCAAGCACCATCCGCTGGTCGCCGAGCTGCTTGAAGGCGGCAAGCGCGTGGCTTACGGCGCGCGCGCGATTTCCGAGGGCGGCTGGCAGTCGATCCCGAAACTGACCTTCCCGGGCGGCACGCTGCTGGGTTGCTCGGCCGGTCTGGTGAACGTGCCGCGCATCAAGGGCAACCACAATGCCATGCTGTCGGGGATTGCGGCGGCAGAGGCGGCGGCGGCGGCGATTGCAGCCGGTCGCGAGGGCGACGAGCTCACCGATTACGAAAAAGCGGTCCGCACGGGGCCGATCGCCAAGGATCTGAAGCCGGTGCGCAACGTCAAGCCGCTGTGGTCGAAGCTGGGCCTGACGGCGAGCCTCGCGCTTGGCGGTTTCGACATGTGGGTCGCGAACCTGACCGGCTGGAACCCCTTGGGGACCTGGCATCACGGCAAGACCGATGCCGCCGCAACCGGCAAGGCCAAGGATTACAAGAAGATCGACTATCCGCGCCCGGACGGCAAACTCTCGTTCGACCGCCTGACCAACGTGGCGTTTTCCTTCACCAACCACGAGGAAAGCCAGCCCTGTCACCTGCGCCTGAAAGACGCCTCGGTGCCGATCCGCGTGAACCTGCCCGAGTTCGACGAACCGGCGCAGCGCTATTGCCCGGCGGGCGTCTATGAGGTGCTGGAGGGCCCGGACGGGCCGCGCTTCCAGATCAACTTCCAGAACTGCGTCCATTGCAAAACCTGCGACATCAAGGACCCGTCGCAGAACATCAACTGGACCACGCCGCAGGGTGGCGACGGGCCCAACTATCCGAATATGTGA
- the lepB gene encoding signal peptidase I has protein sequence MADSTAKKQGGIWETVKTIFWALVIAALFRTLFFQPFWIPSGSMKDTLLIGDFLFVNKMAYGYSKHSCPFSACPISGRILGSDPERGDVVVFRHPTKGVDFIKRLVGLPGDTIQMKDGILYINGTAAPQQPDGQFIEKKEPQGPQGLVPTCTNDPVPPGGECKVDRYIETLPNGRQHDVLNITDGWIVDNTPEFSVPEGQYFFMGDNRDNSEDSRFSQASGGVGFVPAEYLVGRADLILFSSAGKSLLSFWTWRPDRFLKAVH, from the coding sequence ATGGCCGACAGCACGGCGAAGAAGCAAGGCGGTATCTGGGAAACCGTGAAGACGATCTTCTGGGCGCTTGTCATCGCGGCCCTGTTCCGGACGCTGTTCTTCCAGCCCTTCTGGATTCCCTCGGGCTCGATGAAGGACACGCTGCTGATCGGCGACTTCCTGTTCGTCAACAAGATGGCCTATGGCTATTCGAAACATTCCTGCCCCTTCTCGGCCTGCCCGATCTCGGGCCGCATCCTGGGTTCTGACCCCGAGCGCGGCGATGTCGTCGTCTTCCGCCACCCGACCAAGGGCGTCGATTTCATCAAGCGTCTCGTCGGCCTGCCCGGCGACACGATCCAGATGAAGGACGGCATTCTTTACATCAACGGCACCGCGGCGCCGCAGCAGCCCGACGGCCAGTTCATTGAAAAGAAAGAGCCGCAAGGCCCGCAAGGTCTGGTTCCGACCTGCACCAACGACCCGGTCCCGCCGGGCGGCGAATGCAAGGTCGACCGCTATATCGAGACCCTGCCGAACGGTCGCCAGCATGATGTGCTCAACATCACCGATGGCTGGATCGTCGACAACACGCCCGAATTCTCGGTCCCCGAGGGCCAGTATTTCTTCATGGGCGACAACCGCGACAATTCCGAGGATTCGCGTTTCTCGCAAGCCTCGGGCGGGGTGGGTTTCGTGCCGGCGGAATATCTGGTCGGCCGCGCCGATCTTATCCTCTTCTCCTCGGCCGGGAAATCGCTCCTGTCCTTCTGGACCTGGCGGCCCGACCGTTTCCTCAAGGCGGTTCATTGA
- a CDS encoding 4-(cytidine 5'-diphospho)-2-C-methyl-D-erythritol kinase codes for MTPTAQSGAGEAAEFAPAKINLTLHVTGQRADGYHLLDSLVVFAGVGDRVEISPGPLSLTIDGPFAAGLSADADNLCLRAARLAGSEGAIRLTKNLPLASGIGGGSADAAAVLRAFRVWPERPEMLGADVPVCLAGRPLRMRGLGEILEPVPDLPPLAVVLVNPGKGLATPDVFRALTQRDNPAMPDLPEFFDRAGLLAFVAACRNDLEAPAISLLPEIADCLNALRDAGAELARMSGSGATCFGIFPDAEAAATAAEALARPGWWVVPTTLASPQTIG; via the coding sequence ATGACCCCGACCGCGCAAAGCGGTGCGGGCGAAGCGGCGGAATTCGCCCCCGCCAAGATCAATCTGACGCTGCATGTCACCGGCCAGCGCGCCGATGGCTATCATCTGCTTGATTCGCTGGTGGTTTTCGCCGGGGTTGGCGACCGGGTCGAAATCTCGCCCGGTCCGCTGTCGCTCACCATCGACGGCCCCTTCGCGGCGGGGCTCTCGGCGGATGCCGACAATCTGTGCCTGCGCGCGGCCCGTCTAGCGGGAAGCGAAGGCGCGATCCGGTTGACCAAGAACCTGCCACTTGCGTCAGGCATCGGCGGCGGCTCGGCCGATGCGGCGGCGGTGCTGCGCGCCTTTCGCGTCTGGCCCGAGCGCCCCGAGATGCTGGGCGCGGATGTCCCGGTCTGTCTCGCCGGTCGCCCGCTGCGGATGCGCGGTTTGGGCGAGATTCTGGAGCCGGTGCCCGATCTGCCGCCGCTTGCGGTGGTGCTGGTCAATCCGGGCAAGGGCCTTGCCACGCCCGATGTCTTTCGCGCGCTGACCCAGCGCGACAATCCCGCCATGCCCGACCTGCCCGAGTTCTTCGATCGCGCCGGGCTTCTGGCCTTCGTCGCCGCCTGCCGCAACGATCTTGAGGCGCCCGCGATCTCGCTTCTGCCCGAGATCGCCGATTGCCTGAACGCCCTACGGGATGCGGGGGCCGAATTGGCGCGGATGTCGGGCTCGGGCGCGACCTGTTTCGGGATTTTCCCCGATGCCGAGGCCGCAGCTACGGCCGCCGAGGCGCTGGCCCGGCCGGGCTGGTGGGTGGTGCCGACCACCCTCGCCTCCCCCCAAACCATCGGCTAG
- a CDS encoding DUF1491 family protein translates to MTEARLAAGIWVSAYLTRLGLANIPAYIARKGDATAGAIMVKCATLDGRARLWSREWDMDSDTRPWVLQLDAPEREVDQAIARQAGFDPDLWVIEIESRDGRTLLDQDGLI, encoded by the coding sequence TTGACCGAGGCGCGCCTGGCGGCCGGGATTTGGGTCTCGGCCTATCTGACCCGGCTGGGGCTCGCGAATATCCCCGCCTATATCGCGCGCAAGGGCGATGCGACGGCGGGCGCGATCATGGTGAAATGCGCGACGCTCGACGGGCGCGCGCGCCTATGGTCGCGCGAATGGGATATGGACAGCGACACCCGTCCGTGGGTTTTGCAGCTCGACGCCCCCGAGCGCGAGGTCGATCAAGCCATCGCCCGGCAGGCCGGTTTCGACCCCGATCTCTGGGTGATCGAGATCGAAAGCCGGGATGGGCGCACGCTTCTGGATCAGGACGGGCTGATTTAG
- a CDS encoding pyridoxine 5'-phosphate synthase, which translates to MLRLGVNIDHVATVRNARGTPWPDPLRAAQIAEAAGADGITAHLREDRRHITDADIDNLVAHLRLPLNLEMAATAEMQAIALRHRPHAVCLVPEKREERTTEGGLDVAKDEARLADYIAPLREAGSRVSLFIGHEPRQIEAAARIGAAVVELHTGAYCDFDTEGRIAERDAELEGLKRGAELAHELGLEVHAGHGLTFDTVGPIAIMPQIKELNIGHFLISEALFTGLGEAIREMRRRMDLARSLD; encoded by the coding sequence ATGCTTCGCCTTGGCGTCAATATCGATCACGTCGCAACCGTCCGTAATGCGCGCGGCACGCCTTGGCCCGATCCGTTGCGCGCCGCTCAGATCGCCGAAGCCGCGGGGGCCGACGGCATCACCGCCCATCTGCGCGAAGACCGCCGCCATATCACCGATGCCGATATCGACAATCTCGTCGCGCATCTGCGCTTGCCCTTGAACCTAGAAATGGCCGCGACCGCCGAAATGCAGGCGATTGCGCTGCGCCACCGGCCCCATGCGGTCTGTCTGGTCCCGGAAAAGCGCGAAGAGCGCACGACCGAGGGCGGACTTGATGTCGCCAAGGACGAAGCGCGGCTGGCCGATTACATCGCGCCTTTGCGCGAGGCGGGCAGCCGGGTGTCGCTGTTCATCGGCCACGAGCCGCGCCAGATCGAGGCAGCTGCGCGGATCGGCGCGGCGGTGGTCGAGCTGCACACCGGCGCCTATTGCGATTTCGACACCGAGGGCCGCATTGCGGAACGTGACGCCGAGCTTGAGGGCCTCAAGCGCGGGGCGGAACTGGCGCATGAGCTGGGGCTCGAGGTTCACGCGGGCCATGGGCTGACCTTCGACACCGTGGGGCCGATCGCGATCATGCCGCAGATCAAAGAGCTGAACATCGGCCATTTCCTGATCTCGGAGGCGCTGTTCACCGGTCTTGGCGAGGCCATCCGCGAGATGCGCCGCCGCATGGATCTGGCGCGCAGTCTGGACTGA
- the acpS gene encoding holo-ACP synthase — protein sequence MILGIGTDLANIERIAGVLARHGDRFRNRVFTETELAKAARRKDEAGTLAKRWAAKEACSKALGTGLAMGISWKDMAVGNLHSGQPVMHLTGWAAERLAAMTPEGHHAVIHVTLTDDHPWAQAFVVIEALREGEKSPFAG from the coding sequence ATGATCCTTGGCATCGGCACTGATCTGGCCAATATCGAGCGGATCGCCGGGGTTCTTGCCCGCCACGGCGACCGTTTCCGCAATCGCGTCTTCACCGAAACCGAACTGGCCAAGGCCGCGCGCCGCAAGGACGAGGCCGGAACTCTGGCGAAACGATGGGCCGCGAAAGAGGCCTGTTCGAAGGCGCTCGGCACCGGGCTCGCGATGGGGATTTCGTGGAAGGATATGGCGGTCGGCAATCTGCATTCGGGACAGCCGGTGATGCATCTGACCGGCTGGGCGGCCGAGCGTCTGGCCGCCATGACCCCGGAAGGTCATCACGCGGTGATCCATGTCACCCTGACCGACGACCACCCTTGGGCGCAGGCTTTCGTGGTGATCGAGGCGCTGCGAGAGGGCGAAAAGAGCCCTTTTGCCGGGTAA
- the era gene encoding GTPase Era — protein sequence MTADTANTRAGFVALIGEPNAGKSTLLNRMVGAKVSIVTHKVQTTRARIRGIAMRGDSQVVFVDTPGIFRPRRRLDRSMVAAAWGGASDADVIVLLIEAHRGLTEGAKSIIESLKGLAEGRPVALAINKIDRVKAEQLLALSHEANEAFPFLRTFMISAEKGYGCDDLLDWLAETVPESAWLYPEDQVADLPMRMIAAEITREKLTLRLHEEIPYQLTVETEKWEEKKDGSARVDQIVYVSRAGHKGIVLGKGGETIKSVGQAARQELQEFMGRPVHLFLTVKVRENWLDEAERYTEMGLDFKDGNA from the coding sequence ATGACCGCAGACACCGCCAACACCCGCGCCGGTTTCGTCGCCCTGATCGGGGAACCGAACGCCGGCAAATCGACCTTGCTCAACCGGATGGTCGGGGCCAAGGTCTCGATCGTCACCCACAAGGTCCAGACGACGCGCGCGCGCATCCGCGGCATTGCCATGCGGGGCGACAGTCAGGTCGTCTTCGTCGACACCCCCGGCATCTTCCGCCCGCGCCGCCGTCTCGACCGCTCGATGGTCGCCGCCGCTTGGGGCGGGGCTTCGGATGCCGATGTCATCGTCTTGCTGATCGAGGCCCATCGCGGCCTGACCGAAGGCGCGAAAAGCATCATCGAGTCGCTCAAGGGCTTGGCCGAGGGCCGCCCGGTCGCGCTGGCGATCAACAAGATCGACCGCGTCAAAGCCGAGCAGCTTCTGGCGCTGTCGCATGAGGCAAACGAGGCCTTCCCTTTCCTGCGCACCTTCATGATCTCGGCCGAAAAGGGCTATGGTTGCGACGATCTGCTGGATTGGCTCGCGGAGACCGTGCCGGAAAGCGCCTGGCTTTATCCCGAGGATCAGGTTGCCGATCTGCCGATGCGCATGATCGCCGCCGAAATCACCCGCGAAAAGCTGACGCTGCGGCTGCATGAGGAAATCCCCTATCAGCTCACCGTTGAGACCGAGAAATGGGAAGAAAAGAAAGACGGATCGGCCCGCGTCGATCAGATCGTCTATGTCTCCCGCGCCGGTCACAAGGGCATCGTGCTGGGCAAGGGCGGCGAGACGATCAAATCCGTCGGTCAGGCCGCGCGCCAAGAGTTGCAGGAATTCATGGGCCGTCCGGTCCATCTCTTCCTGACCGTCAAGGTCCGCGAGAACTGGCTGGACGAGGCCGAGCGCTATACCGAGATGGGCCTCGACTTCAAAGACGGCAATGCCTGA
- a CDS encoding tetratricopeptide repeat protein — protein sequence MTKRLLPLALIALFTTPLHAQDAPAAKASDRPAQAESGGADDSNHPQVPLSLGIAGPYLAARQAALDSDFGEAAHYYGEALGKDGTDPYLQDSALVSLISSGQMEAAVKLANRTSTESKATDLANLMRRAEFAKDGKWTELMALGAEILAQPDKAGDQNGEDKLLDGMIEAWALLGAGKASDSIAAFEKLAKIPGAQAMVQYHLALAKAKVGDFEAADKLLSQDAASGHILGIIARAEVLSQLERNKDAIAMLDALPRVGEEPALLALRARLEKGETLPFDSIRTPADGIAQVFMTFASALASSEEPDPLALIQARIAEYLSPNLGEAHLLSAQLLQSVGQFDLAEQEFERLRELGDMRPVAELSRIDALARADRPEDAEKAALALTAAHPELAQGWIALGDLLRQQEKFADAVPAYDKALDLLKDRGNAQWFPLYARGIALERSNQFDKAEADLRAALKIQPDSAPVLNYLGYSLVDRNIKLDEALKLIQRAVELSPNDGYILDSLAWAYYRLGRYQDAVAPMERAVSSMSEDPLVNDHMGDIYWMAGRKREAQIQWQRALSLKPETEAEEKRIKDKLELGLDAVLASEKGKPRDSAAGQ from the coding sequence GTGACCAAGAGACTGCTCCCGCTGGCGCTCATCGCGCTCTTCACCACCCCGCTTCACGCGCAGGACGCTCCGGCGGCCAAGGCCTCTGATCGCCCCGCGCAGGCCGAAAGCGGAGGCGCGGACGACAGCAATCACCCGCAGGTCCCGCTCAGCCTCGGCATCGCCGGCCCCTATCTGGCCGCGCGTCAGGCCGCGCTCGACAGCGATTTCGGCGAGGCTGCGCATTATTACGGCGAGGCTTTGGGGAAAGACGGCACCGATCCCTATCTGCAAGACAGCGCGCTCGTCTCGCTGATTTCCTCGGGGCAGATGGAGGCCGCCGTCAAGCTGGCCAACCGCACCTCGACCGAAAGCAAGGCGACCGATCTCGCCAATCTCATGCGCCGCGCCGAATTCGCCAAAGACGGCAAATGGACCGAGCTGATGGCGCTGGGGGCCGAGATTCTGGCTCAGCCGGACAAAGCCGGGGATCAGAACGGCGAGGACAAGCTGCTGGATGGGATGATCGAGGCTTGGGCGCTTCTGGGCGCGGGCAAGGCCAGCGATTCCATCGCGGCTTTCGAGAAGCTCGCCAAGATCCCCGGCGCGCAGGCGATGGTGCAATATCATCTGGCGCTGGCCAAGGCCAAGGTCGGCGACTTCGAGGCCGCCGACAAGCTGCTGTCGCAAGATGCCGCCAGCGGTCATATCCTCGGGATCATCGCCCGCGCCGAAGTGCTTTCGCAGCTGGAGCGCAACAAGGACGCAATCGCCATGCTCGATGCGCTGCCGCGCGTCGGCGAAGAGCCCGCGCTGCTGGCCTTGCGCGCCCGGCTGGAAAAGGGCGAGACCCTGCCCTTCGATTCGATCCGCACCCCCGCCGACGGCATTGCGCAGGTCTTCATGACCTTCGCGAGCGCGCTGGCCTCGTCGGAAGAGCCCGATCCGTTGGCGCTCATTCAAGCCCGGATCGCGGAATATCTGTCGCCCAATCTCGGCGAGGCGCATCTTCTGTCGGCGCAGCTTTTGCAAAGCGTCGGGCAGTTCGATCTGGCCGAGCAGGAATTCGAGCGCCTGCGCGAGTTGGGCGATATGCGCCCGGTGGCCGAGCTGTCGCGCATCGACGCTTTGGCCCGCGCCGACCGTCCCGAAGATGCTGAAAAGGCGGCGCTCGCACTGACCGCCGCTCATCCCGAGCTTGCACAGGGCTGGATCGCGCTTGGCGATCTCTTGCGTCAGCAAGAGAAATTCGCCGATGCCGTGCCCGCCTATGACAAGGCGCTCGATCTGCTCAAGGATCGCGGCAATGCGCAATGGTTCCCGCTTTACGCCCGCGGCATCGCGCTGGAACGCTCGAACCAGTTCGACAAGGCCGAGGCCGATCTGCGCGCCGCGCTGAAGATCCAGCCCGATTCCGCGCCGGTGCTGAACTACCTTGGCTATTCGCTGGTTGATCGCAACATCAAGCTGGACGAGGCGCTGAAGCTGATCCAGCGCGCGGTCGAGCTGAGCCCCAATGACGGCTATATCCTCGATTCGCTGGCTTGGGCCTATTACCGGCTGGGCCGCTATCAGGACGCGGTCGCGCCGATGGAGCGCGCGGTGTCCTCGATGTCGGAAGACCCACTCGTCAACGACCATATGGGCGATATCTATTGGATGGCCGGGCGCAAGCGCGAGGCCCAGATCCAGTGGCAACGCGCCCTTAGCCTCAAGCCCGAAACCGAGGCCGAAGAAAAGCGCATCAAGGACAAGCTTGAGCTTGGGCTCGACGCGGTGCTGGCCTCGGAAAAAGGCAAACCGCGCGACAGCGCGGCGGGGCAATGA